Proteins encoded together in one Impatiens glandulifera chromosome 1, dImpGla2.1, whole genome shotgun sequence window:
- the LOC124922810 gene encoding probable polyamine transporter At3g13620 has protein sequence MTNGSGTILPTTAAAGGGGIIHVAKKLTLLPLIFLIYFEVAGGPYGEEPAVQAAGPFYAILGFLLFPFIWSAPEALITAELSTAFPGNGGFVIWADRAFGPFVGNLMGWWKLFCGVINVAAFPALCVSYLEKLFPILEGGYPRTIAVTGSTLVLSFLNYLGLTIVGYATVILGIVSLLPFIIMTVIAIPKIDTKRWLNRGQEGVKKDWTLFFNTLFWNLNFWDNVSTLAGEVDKPHKTFPTALFTAVVFTCLAYILPLMAVTGAISVDQSMWETGFMATAAEMIAGKWLKIWIEIGAALSAIGLYEAQLSSSAYQVVGMTEIGILPKCFGRRSSYFHTPWLAILMATAVCIGASFLDFTEIVASANFLYSLGMILELAAFYRLRMKYPKMNRPYRVPMNLVGLLIVFIAPVIFLVVIMVIADKVVYLISGIITVFAIGWYFFVKLCKSKNWIEFGVRDDQYDIDGSRIAGVSGKSPCKAPRSPRSPRTRANKRKRIVQESAPEPAPNAAPKAAFKAEQKDAVKSIGFGALLSLSLSKCPGEISRYLVRKFDCNKCSFTLENGEEVKIEEEDVHMVLGLPRGELDIVEYQNKEIDDKLKAFRTRWGNLSRYRILKNISDVDNIKKFNWVSNPELGGVTERRFPILSCWNDTTLKFRLDTKFDNGGFGRGSVLGRIPLPGMWEESNDEDNDF, from the exons ATGACTAATGGGTCTGGTACCATCCTTCCCACTACCGCTGCCGCCGGCGGCGGCGGAATCATTCATGTTGCCAAGAAACTAACACTCCTTCCACTCATCTTTCTCATTTACTTCGAAGTTGCCGGCGGTCCCTACGGTGAGGAGCCGGCTGTCCAAGCAGCCGGACCCTTTTATGCAATCTTAGGCTTTTTATTATTCCCTTTTATTTGGAGTGCGCCGGAAGCCCTAATCACAGCCGAACTTTCCACCGCCTTCCCAGGTAATGGCGGGTTCGTTATTTGGGCCGATCGTGCGTTCGGTCCTTTTGTTGGGAATCTTATGGGTTGGTGGAAACTCTTTTGCGGGGTTATCAATGTCGCCGCGTTCCCTGCCCTCTGCGTTAGCTATCTCGAAAAACTCTTCCCCATTTTAGAAGGAGGTTATCCACGAACCATAGCCGTCACCGGTTCAACTCTTGTATTAtcctttcttaattatttaggGCTAACGATTGTCGGTTACGCTACTGTAATCCTTGGGATAGTTTCTCTTCTCCCGTTTATTATCATGACAGTGATCGCAATCCCGAAAATTGATACCAAACGATGGCTTAATCGTGGCCAAGAAGGCGTGAAGAAGGATTGGACTCTTTTCTTTAATACCCTCTTCTGGAATCTAAATTTCTGGGACAATGTTAGCACTCTCGCCGGCGAAGTCGATAAACCGCATAAGACTTTCCCAACTGCCCTTTTCACCGCTGTTGTTTTCACTTGCTTGGCGTACATTCTTCCTCTCATGGCCGTCACTGGAGCTATATCCGTCGACCAGAGTATGTGGGAAACAGGGTTCATGGCGACCGCCGCGGAGATGATCGCAGGAAAATGGCTTAAAATCTGGATCGAGATCGGTGCGGCATTGTCGGCGATCGGATTGTATGAGGCCCAATTAAGCAGCAGCGCTTATCAGGTTGTGGGTATGACGGAGATTGGGATTCTACCAAAATGCTTCGGTAGGCGATCGAGTTACTTCCACACACCGTGGTTGGCGATCCTAATGGCGACGGCGGTTTGCATTGGAGCTTCGTTCTTGGACTTCACAGAGATTGTGGCGTCGGCGAACTTTCTGTATAGCCTTGGGATGATTCTGGAGTTGGCAGCGTTTTATAGGTTGAGGATGAAGTATCCGAAGATGAACCGTCCGTATAGAGTGCCGATGAATTTGGTCGGGTtgctaattgtgtttatagctCCTGTAATATTCCTGGTAGTGATCATGGTGATTGCAGATAAGGTGGTTTATTTGATCAGTGGGATCATAACTGTGTTTGCTATCGGATGGTATTTCTTTGTCAAGCTATGCAAATCCAAGAATTGGATTGAATTTGGCGTACGAGATGACCAATATGATATTGATGGATCCAGAATT gCTGGTGTTTCAGGTAAATCTCCATGCAAGGCCCCAAGATCTCCCAGATctccaaggacaag ggcaaataaacgtaaaaggaTTGTCCAAGAATCAGCTCCCGAACCAGCTCCCAATGCAGCTCCAAAAGCAGCTTTCAAAGCA GAACAAAAAGATGCTGTGAAGTCAATAGGTTTTGGCGCTCTACTTTCATTATCGctttcaaaatgccccgggGAGATCTCTCGTTATCTAGTCAGAAAGTTTGACTGCAATAAATGTTCATTCACCCTAGAGAATGGTgaggaagtgaaaatcgaagaagagGACGTTCATATGGTATTGGGTCTCCCTAGAGGGGAGCTGGATATTGTAGAATATCAGAATAAGGAGATTGATGACAAGTTGAAggcatttaggactcgatggg GTAACCTATCCAG GTATAGAATTCTGAAAAATATTTCAGATGTTGACaatatcaagaagttcaattg ggtgagcaacccTGAACTGGGAGGAGTTACTGAGCGACGATTTCCTatactgtcatgttggaatgacacaACGTTGAAGTTTAGGCTGGATACAAAGTTTGATAATGGAGGATTCGGACGTGGAAGCGTTCTGGGACGCATTCCACTACCGGGGATGTGGGAGGAGAGCAACGACGAGGATAATGATTTCTGA
- the LOC124921385 gene encoding serine/threonine-protein phosphatase PP2A catalytic subunit-like, translating into MSIDPVPSTTNGNLDEQIAQLMQCKPLSETEVRGLCEKAKEILMVESNVQPVKSPVTICGDIHGQFHDLAELFRIGGKCPDTNYLFMGDYVDRGYYSVETVTLLVAMKVRYPQRLTILRGNHESRQITQVYGFYDECLRKYGNASVWKTFTDLFDYFPLTALVESEIFCLHGGLSPSIETLDNIRNFDRVQEVPHEGPMCDLLWSDPDDRCGWGISPRGAGYTFGQDISEQFNHTNSLKLIARAHQLVMEGFNWAHEQKVVTIFSAPNYCYRCGNMASILEVDDCRNHTFIQFEPAPRRGEPDVTRRTPDYFL; encoded by the exons ATGAGCATCGATCCGGTCCCTTCGACTACAAATGGTAACCTCGATGAGCAGATTGCTCAACTCATGCAGTGCAAGCCTTTGTCAGAGACAGAG GTTAGGGGGTTGTGCGAGAAGGCCAAGGAGATTCTAATGGTGGAAAGCAATGTTCAG CCCGTGAAAAGCCCCGTGACAATTTGTGGTGATATTCATGGGCAATTCCATGACCTTGCAGAGCTTTTTCGGATTGGAGGAAAG TGCCCAGACACTAACTACTTATTTATGGGAGATTATGTTGACCGAGGCTACTACTCTGTTGAAACTGTAACG CTTCTGGTGGCCATGAAAGTACGTTATCCTCAGCGACTTACAATTTTGAGAGGAAATCATGAAAGTCGACAG ATTACTCAAGTTTATGGATTTTATGATGAATGCCTGCGGAA GTATGGTAATGCCAGTGTTTGGAAGACTTTTACAGATTTGTTCGACTATTTTCCACTTACCGCATTG GTTGAATCAGAAATCTTTTGTCTCCATGGTGGTTTGTCCCCGTCAATTGAAACCCTTGACAATATACGCAATTTTGACCGGGTCCAAGAGGTTCCACATGAGGGACCAATGTGCGATCTTCTGTGGTCTGACCCTGATGATCGTTGTGGCTGGGGTATCTCTCCCAGAGGTGCTGGATACACTTTTGGCCAG GACATATCAGAGCAGTTCAACCACACAAATAGCTTAAAGTTAATTGCCAGGGCACATCAACTGGTTATGGAGGGATTTAACTGGGCCCAT GAGCAGAAGGTTGTAACCATATTTAGTGCACCTAATTATTGTTATCGATGTGGTAACATGGCATCAATCTTGGAAGTTGATGACTGCAGAAACCACACTTTTATTCAG TTTGAGCCAGCTCCCAGGAGGGGAGAGCCAGATGTAACGAGACGAACACCAGACTACTTCCTATAA